The following proteins come from a genomic window of Edaphobacter sp. 4G125:
- a CDS encoding helix-turn-helix domain-containing protein produces the protein MATMMAPVEQREVLRCDHCSLVQFRTANSLCRRCHKSLEVEEPEVAPTPLSIVPPASQSSDGLQVAAAVRELRQVRNLSQRQLATRMNVPRTYISKIENGKAMPTLSSLDRLARALQVDISTLLRDSSTRHRDETAVLMTDPFLAEIAAYTSQLDALQRSIFLNHVRELAAGRRRTA, from the coding sequence ATGGCAACTATGATGGCCCCCGTCGAGCAGCGTGAAGTTCTGCGTTGCGACCACTGCAGCCTGGTGCAGTTCCGTACAGCCAACTCCCTGTGCCGCCGCTGCCACAAGTCGCTCGAGGTTGAAGAACCCGAGGTGGCTCCGACCCCACTATCCATCGTTCCCCCCGCAAGCCAGTCATCCGATGGGTTGCAGGTCGCTGCTGCGGTTCGAGAGCTGCGTCAGGTTCGGAACCTCTCGCAGCGTCAACTGGCGACGCGCATGAACGTGCCCCGCACCTACATCTCGAAGATCGAGAACGGCAAGGCCATGCCTACGCTCTCCTCGCTCGACCGTCTCGCCAGGGCATTGCAGGTTGATATCTCTACCCTGCTGCGTGACTCCAGCACCCGCCATCGTGACGAAACCGCCGTTCTTATGACGGATCCGTTTCTGGCTGAGATCGCTGCGTACACCTCGCAGTTGGACGCACTTCAGCGTTCCATCTTCCTGAATCACGTACGCGAACTGGCAGCAGGACGCCGTCGCACGGCCTGA
- a CDS encoding DUF3861 domain-containing protein — protein sequence MNSYRYRVTVEKLSDARGEPVHGQSLSFYTANHDDILAIVNQLQNEFPFDSGTAASLGVGLKLFSEVTLTRRSDPMFDNIRPALAEFIQQLKQSPIETASSLNELLK from the coding sequence ATGAACTCCTACCGATACCGTGTAACGGTGGAGAAGCTGAGCGATGCCAGGGGCGAACCTGTCCACGGGCAGAGCCTCAGCTTCTACACGGCGAACCATGATGACATTTTGGCTATCGTGAATCAATTGCAGAACGAGTTTCCGTTCGATTCGGGAACAGCTGCTTCGCTGGGAGTGGGCCTGAAGCTCTTCAGCGAGGTTACGCTAACTCGTCGAAGCGATCCTATGTTCGACAATATTCGTCCGGCATTGGCGGAGTTTATCCAGCAACTGAAGCAATCTCCCATTGAGACAGCTTCTTCGCTGAATGAACTCCTAAAGTGA
- a CDS encoding nucleoside deaminase, whose amino-acid sequence MSDEQRFLVNALELAYANVENNGRPFGAVVVKDREVLATGVNEILRTNDPTSHAELNAIRAASQKLHSANLAGCTVYASGQPCPMCMAAMRLAGISEVVYAYSNDDGTPFGLSTAKIYEEMAKPFSEQSMKINHVPVRLSSRIGLYEKWQRKQTPNV is encoded by the coding sequence ATGTCCGATGAACAGCGTTTCCTCGTCAATGCACTCGAACTTGCATACGCCAACGTCGAAAACAATGGCAGACCCTTTGGCGCAGTTGTCGTAAAAGACAGAGAAGTCCTGGCTACCGGAGTCAATGAAATTCTCAGAACGAATGACCCAACCTCACATGCAGAACTAAACGCCATTCGTGCTGCCAGCCAGAAACTCCATTCCGCCAATCTTGCTGGCTGCACAGTCTATGCGAGTGGCCAGCCATGCCCGATGTGCATGGCTGCAATGCGGCTAGCTGGCATCAGCGAGGTTGTTTATGCCTATTCCAATGACGACGGGACGCCGTTCGGACTGTCAACCGCAAAGATCTATGAAGAAATGGCAAAACCCTTTTCCGAACAATCAATGAAGATTAACCATGTTCCGGTCCGTTTGAGCTCGCGTATAGGCCTGTATGAGAAGTGGCAACGGAAACAAACACCCAACGTGTAA
- a CDS encoding PadR family transcriptional regulator, whose protein sequence is MFHKHFKGFRGGCDPREAQQQYFERMRCGQERFAAGFGEFGRGRHGRGRGFGAGPWGGRMFGGQDLRYVILQLISEKPSYGYEIIKSIQERLGGVYAPSPGIVYPMLTMLEEMGYASVAEEGTRKLYSITEDGAKALAENKAIVDAIFTRMEQSRSEYARQRPQQIERAIENLRMALRMKMGSLTTEQVHTVTDIIDAAAKQIERI, encoded by the coding sequence ATGTTTCATAAACATTTCAAAGGCTTTCGTGGAGGATGTGATCCCCGTGAGGCCCAGCAACAGTACTTTGAGCGGATGCGCTGCGGACAGGAACGCTTTGCCGCTGGATTTGGTGAATTTGGCCGCGGTCGTCATGGACGGGGGCGAGGGTTTGGGGCTGGTCCCTGGGGCGGCCGCATGTTCGGCGGACAGGACCTGCGCTACGTGATTTTGCAATTGATTTCGGAGAAGCCGAGCTACGGTTACGAGATCATCAAGTCGATCCAGGAGCGATTGGGCGGCGTCTATGCTCCCAGCCCGGGAATCGTCTATCCCATGCTGACGATGCTTGAGGAGATGGGATATGCGAGCGTAGCCGAAGAGGGTACGCGGAAGCTGTATTCGATCACCGAGGACGGAGCGAAGGCTCTTGCCGAGAACAAGGCGATTGTCGATGCGATCTTTACTCGAATGGAGCAAAGCCGCAGTGAGTATGCGCGCCAGCGTCCGCAACAGATCGAACGTGCCATCGAGAACCTGCGTATGGCATTGCGGATGAAGATGGGGTCCCTGACGACGGAACAGGTCCATACCGTTACGGACATCATCGATGCTGCTGCCAAACAGATCGAGAGGATTTAG
- a CDS encoding HD domain-containing protein — protein MKNFRRDDAQALLEEWTKSESLRKHGMAVSICTEAYGQREAERLGLNGAEAEAFVEQYACAGLLHDMDYERHPSLEEHPFVGVNHLRELGWPEPVLHAILAHADYSGTPLESHLDKALFACDELAGFLTACALVKPTKSVRDVEVAGVKKKMKDKAFARAVKREDITTGAELLEIPLEEHIGNCLKAMQERAEELGLAGTGRQVS, from the coding sequence ATGAAGAACTTTCGACGGGACGATGCGCAGGCGTTGCTGGAAGAATGGACGAAAAGCGAATCGCTTCGTAAGCACGGCATGGCGGTATCGATCTGTACGGAAGCCTATGGCCAGCGAGAGGCCGAGAGGCTGGGGCTTAACGGAGCGGAGGCTGAGGCTTTTGTGGAGCAGTATGCTTGCGCGGGACTGCTGCACGATATGGACTATGAACGTCATCCGTCGCTCGAAGAGCACCCATTTGTCGGTGTGAACCATCTGCGTGAACTGGGCTGGCCAGAGCCAGTGCTGCACGCCATCCTGGCCCATGCGGATTACTCAGGTACGCCGCTGGAGTCGCATCTGGACAAGGCACTCTTTGCTTGCGATGAGCTGGCAGGCTTTCTGACGGCGTGTGCGTTGGTGAAGCCGACCAAGTCGGTCCGCGACGTGGAAGTTGCCGGAGTGAAAAAGAAGATGAAAGACAAGGCGTTTGCGCGGGCGGTGAAACGCGAGGACATTACGACTGGAGCGGAACTGCTGGAGATTCCGCTAGAAGAGCACATTGGGAATTGTTTGAAAGCGATGCAGGAAAGGGCAGAGGAGTTGGGGCTGGCAGGAACAGGCCGGCAGGTTAGCTAG
- a CDS encoding phosphatidate cytidylyltransferase gives MKRILTAIVLILAVFALIFFGQLWMITLGAALVAELAAYEYLKLAAVGAEAHNAHLRIPVWWMVIATALAFVVTLPNFPVEVQLPVLSALTLILFVWNGFRAPLIQVLPDTAQGLFGLIWIAYPLTIVPMLWKQEDGPALVLFLMVCVWSGDIAALYVGKAFGKHKLAPRLSPGKTWEGSIASILGSMAAAGLVIWIGDTLTARGNLILHITEPIWQTLTLAAIINIAAQLGDLLESAVKRGAGVKDSGTMLPGHGGILDRIDALLVAAPVLWFALLLKDDFGLGRF, from the coding sequence ATGAAGCGAATCCTCACCGCAATCGTCCTGATCCTGGCTGTCTTCGCTCTGATCTTCTTTGGGCAGCTTTGGATGATCACACTCGGAGCTGCGCTGGTTGCCGAACTGGCAGCCTACGAATATCTCAAGCTCGCAGCCGTTGGAGCCGAAGCTCACAACGCGCACCTGAGGATTCCCGTCTGGTGGATGGTCATCGCAACCGCCCTGGCCTTTGTCGTCACTCTGCCAAACTTTCCGGTGGAGGTGCAGCTCCCCGTTCTTAGCGCTCTGACTCTGATCCTCTTTGTCTGGAACGGCTTCCGCGCCCCATTGATTCAGGTTTTGCCGGATACCGCCCAAGGCTTGTTTGGCCTCATCTGGATTGCCTATCCCCTTACGATCGTCCCCATGCTCTGGAAGCAGGAGGACGGTCCCGCACTCGTTCTCTTCCTGATGGTCTGCGTCTGGTCTGGCGACATCGCAGCACTCTATGTTGGAAAAGCCTTCGGCAAGCATAAGCTGGCGCCTCGACTCAGCCCGGGCAAAACCTGGGAAGGTTCCATCGCCTCCATTCTTGGCAGCATGGCAGCTGCTGGACTCGTCATCTGGATTGGCGACACGCTGACCGCCCGTGGCAATCTGATTCTGCACATCACCGAACCCATCTGGCAAACTCTGACTCTTGCCGCCATTATCAATATCGCCGCACAGCTCGGTGATCTACTCGAATCCGCCGTCAAACGCGGAGCCGGGGTCAAAGATTCAGGAACCATGCTCCCGGGCCACGGCGGCATTCTCGACCGCATCGATGCTCTTCTGGTCGCCGCTCCCGTCCTTTGGTTCGCTCTCCTGCTCAAGGACGACTTCGGCCTGGGTAGGTTTTAA
- a CDS encoding hydroxymethylglutaryl-CoA lyase: MATNVVKIIECPRDAWQGLPLHIPAEVKADYLRLLIAAGFKHIDAVSFVSAAAVPQMTDSEKVLEYLDAPDDTEIIGIVVNAKGAERAIKTEAVQTLGFPYSISPEFLKRNQNQTPEESLEALEQIGTLAYKSGLNVVAYISMAFGNPYGDPWSIDEVVDACDLLIDSGVTQVSLADTVGLATPKLVADVVSDVLAVHDGIEVGVHLHARYEGARERVRAAYQAGCRRFDAAIGGLGGCPFAQDVLVGNLATEMVLEELRELGAELPPLTPLESIQTASAEIARKYGTKVQ, translated from the coding sequence GTGGCGACCAATGTAGTAAAGATCATTGAATGTCCGCGCGACGCATGGCAAGGACTGCCCTTGCATATTCCTGCGGAGGTAAAGGCGGACTATCTTCGTCTGTTAATTGCAGCAGGATTCAAGCACATCGACGCCGTTAGTTTTGTCTCTGCGGCAGCAGTGCCGCAGATGACGGATTCCGAGAAGGTGCTAGAGTACCTCGACGCTCCGGATGATACCGAGATCATCGGGATTGTCGTTAATGCGAAAGGTGCGGAGCGCGCCATCAAGACCGAGGCTGTGCAGACGCTGGGGTTTCCCTATTCCATCTCACCGGAGTTTTTGAAGCGCAATCAGAACCAGACGCCTGAGGAGTCCTTGGAGGCCCTCGAACAGATCGGCACATTAGCGTACAAGTCCGGGCTCAATGTGGTGGCATACATCTCGATGGCTTTTGGAAATCCTTATGGCGATCCGTGGTCGATCGACGAGGTGGTGGATGCCTGCGATCTGCTGATTGATTCGGGAGTGACGCAGGTGTCGCTTGCCGATACGGTTGGTCTTGCAACTCCGAAGCTGGTTGCTGATGTGGTGAGCGATGTTCTCGCAGTGCATGATGGAATTGAGGTCGGTGTGCATCTGCATGCGCGGTACGAAGGTGCGAGAGAGCGGGTGCGTGCGGCCTACCAGGCAGGATGTCGCCGTTTCGATGCCGCGATCGGCGGGTTGGGAGGATGCCCGTTCGCACAGGATGTCCTGGTGGGAAATCTCGCGACTGAGATGGTATTGGAAGAGTTGCGAGAACTGGGAGCGGAGCTTCCACCTCTTACTCCGTTAGAAAGTATTCAGACAGCAAGCGCGGAGATTGCACGGAAGTATGGCACTAAAGTGCAGTGA
- the pncA gene encoding bifunctional nicotinamidase/pyrazinamidase, whose protein sequence is MSITPQPTDALLVIDLQNDFCPAVDGIGGALAVKDGNQIVPIVNRLSQRFEHVILTQDWHPRGHISFASSHPGAMPFTTIEVAYGTQTLWPDHCVQGTPGADLHPGLDIPHAELILRKGFRREIDSYSAFLEDDHKTPTGLASYLRERGLKRIFLCGLAYDFCVRFSAIDGTAAGFECIVIEDATRAVGISGSVEETQAAFANKNVQLIQANVLTS, encoded by the coding sequence ATGTCTATCACTCCCCAGCCTACCGACGCTCTTCTCGTCATCGATCTGCAGAACGACTTCTGCCCTGCAGTTGATGGAATTGGAGGCGCACTCGCAGTTAAAGACGGCAATCAGATCGTCCCCATCGTCAACCGGCTCAGCCAGCGATTCGAACACGTTATCCTCACCCAGGACTGGCACCCACGCGGACATATCTCCTTTGCCTCATCACATCCTGGCGCAATGCCCTTCACCACCATCGAGGTCGCCTACGGAACCCAAACCCTGTGGCCCGATCACTGTGTTCAGGGAACTCCTGGAGCAGACCTACATCCCGGCCTCGACATCCCCCATGCGGAGCTGATCCTGCGCAAAGGCTTCCGCCGCGAGATCGATAGCTACTCCGCCTTTCTCGAAGACGATCACAAGACTCCCACCGGCCTCGCCAGCTACCTACGCGAAAGAGGGCTGAAGCGCATTTTTCTCTGCGGACTGGCCTACGACTTCTGCGTTCGCTTTTCTGCAATCGATGGAACCGCTGCGGGGTTTGAGTGCATTGTGATTGAGGATGCGACAAGAGCAGTTGGAATATCAGGCTCGGTCGAAGAAACCCAAGCCGCTTTCGCCAACAAAAATGTCCAGCTGATCCAGGCCAACGTGTTGACTAGCTAA
- a CDS encoding isoprenyl transferase, whose protein sequence is MPSNHPSRVHELSAEEQSVYRQLDPARLPQHIAIIMDGNGRWAGKRALKRFLGHQQGAESVQYVVETASRINLPFLTLYAFSLENNLRRPKSEVSFLMKLLKNYLIGNVKRMNDNNVRMAYIGRTYDLPQEVQDTMQWAMEATAKNTGTTLTLALNYGARSEIVDAVRRILADLTTEAHTRGCSVEDLLGAGALDSLDESTISRALYTAHMPDPDLIVRTSGEQRISNFLLWQIAYSEIYITDRLWPDFRGVHLLEAIADYQRRDRRFGGLNENSDEKIDTLQPVSELETEIATELSPRELTRR, encoded by the coding sequence TTGCCGTCGAATCATCCCAGCCGCGTACACGAGCTCTCTGCCGAGGAACAGAGTGTCTACCGGCAACTCGATCCCGCCCGTCTTCCCCAGCACATTGCCATCATCATGGATGGGAACGGGCGTTGGGCAGGTAAGCGTGCCCTGAAGCGTTTCCTCGGCCATCAACAGGGAGCGGAAAGCGTTCAATACGTCGTCGAAACCGCCTCTCGCATCAACCTTCCCTTCCTTACGCTCTACGCCTTTTCCCTGGAAAACAATCTCCGCAGGCCAAAATCCGAGGTCAGCTTCCTGATGAAGCTGCTCAAGAACTACCTGATCGGCAACGTCAAGCGGATGAACGACAATAACGTTCGCATGGCATATATCGGCCGAACCTATGATCTTCCCCAGGAAGTTCAGGACACGATGCAGTGGGCCATGGAGGCCACCGCAAAGAACACCGGGACGACCCTGACCCTTGCACTCAACTATGGCGCCCGCTCCGAGATCGTCGATGCCGTTCGTCGCATCCTCGCAGACCTCACCACCGAGGCCCACACTCGCGGCTGCTCAGTCGAAGATCTGCTTGGCGCAGGAGCTTTGGATTCACTCGACGAATCTACAATCTCCCGCGCACTCTACACCGCGCACATGCCCGATCCTGATCTGATCGTTCGCACTTCAGGTGAGCAGCGCATCTCCAACTTCCTGCTCTGGCAGATTGCTTACTCCGAGATCTACATCACCGATCGGCTCTGGCCCGATTTCCGTGGAGTCCATCTGCTCGAAGCCATCGCCGACTATCAGCGCCGCGATCGCCGCTTCGGCGGATTGAACGAAAACTCTGACGAGAAGATCGACACGCTGCAACCCGTCTCCGAACTCGAAACCGAGATTGCCACCGAGCTATCGCCGCGTGAACTTACACGCCGCTAG
- a CDS encoding acyl-CoA carboxylase subunit beta: MAEQGKLENTLESKLDVKSARFAANRTAMLALLGGFREQEAAIRQGGGTKAAEAQRAKGRLTVRERLALLLDEGTEFLELGLWAAHGMYEEFGGAPGAGVVTGLGRVSGRLCMIVANDATVKAGAFFPMTAKKVLRAQTIALENRIPTLYLVDSAGVFLPLQEDVFPDQDDFGRVFRNNAVMSALGVPQITAIMGMCVAGGAYLPVMTDTVLMTEGSGLFLAGPSLVQAAIGQKTDPEELGGASMHAEISGTVDFKEPNDHLCIARLRSLVEKIGEHPEAPFSTVPYTAAKDAPKYTAEDLYGLIDPDPAKAATNVYDMRDVIARIVDRSEFDEYKADFGRTVLCGYARIGGRAVGIVANQKVHQQQTVAMGPQAGTKRTEFGGVIYTESAQKAARFIMDCNQSLIPLIFLHDVNGFMVGKDAEWSGIIRAGAKMVSAVSTSVVPKITVIVGGSFGAGHYAMCGKAYDPRFIFAWPTARYAVMSGASAANTLVEVRVKQMERGGKHLSEDEKKAIFEEIKATYDSQADPRYGAARMWVDAIIDPAKTREALMTALEACALNPEVARFNPGVLQT, from the coding sequence ATGGCAGAGCAAGGAAAGCTGGAAAACACACTTGAGTCGAAGCTGGATGTAAAATCGGCGCGGTTTGCCGCGAACAGAACTGCGATGCTGGCGCTGTTAGGTGGCTTTCGGGAACAAGAGGCGGCGATCCGTCAGGGCGGTGGAACGAAGGCAGCAGAAGCGCAGCGAGCGAAAGGGCGGCTGACGGTGCGAGAGCGTCTGGCGCTTCTGTTAGATGAGGGAACCGAATTTCTGGAGCTGGGTTTGTGGGCGGCGCATGGGATGTACGAGGAGTTCGGCGGCGCTCCAGGTGCGGGAGTCGTTACCGGGCTGGGCCGCGTGAGCGGACGGCTGTGCATGATTGTGGCTAACGATGCAACCGTGAAGGCAGGGGCGTTTTTTCCCATGACGGCAAAGAAGGTTCTGCGGGCGCAGACGATCGCACTGGAGAACCGCATCCCGACGCTGTATCTGGTGGACTCTGCCGGAGTGTTTCTGCCGTTACAGGAGGACGTGTTTCCTGATCAGGACGACTTCGGTCGGGTCTTTCGCAACAACGCCGTGATGAGTGCGCTTGGGGTTCCCCAGATTACGGCGATTATGGGGATGTGCGTCGCGGGCGGAGCCTATCTTCCGGTGATGACCGACACGGTCCTGATGACGGAGGGCTCGGGCCTGTTTCTTGCCGGGCCATCACTGGTGCAGGCGGCCATCGGTCAGAAGACTGATCCGGAGGAACTGGGCGGAGCGTCGATGCACGCAGAGATTTCGGGCACGGTCGACTTCAAGGAACCAAACGATCATCTGTGCATTGCGCGTTTACGATCGTTGGTCGAAAAGATTGGAGAGCATCCCGAAGCTCCGTTCAGCACTGTGCCGTATACGGCTGCGAAGGATGCACCGAAGTACACGGCAGAGGATCTGTATGGCCTGATCGATCCCGATCCGGCAAAAGCTGCGACAAATGTCTACGACATGCGCGACGTGATTGCGCGAATTGTCGATCGCTCTGAGTTCGATGAGTACAAAGCGGACTTTGGGCGTACTGTGCTGTGCGGTTATGCACGGATTGGGGGCCGCGCAGTGGGCATTGTCGCCAACCAGAAGGTGCATCAGCAGCAGACTGTAGCGATGGGCCCGCAGGCAGGCACGAAGCGCACGGAGTTCGGTGGTGTGATCTATACCGAGAGCGCGCAGAAGGCGGCGCGGTTCATCATGGACTGCAACCAGAGTCTGATTCCACTGATCTTTCTGCATGACGTAAATGGCTTCATGGTGGGCAAAGATGCGGAGTGGAGCGGGATTATTCGCGCTGGTGCAAAGATGGTTTCGGCGGTGAGCACGAGCGTGGTTCCGAAGATTACGGTGATCGTCGGTGGCAGCTTTGGCGCAGGGCATTATGCGATGTGTGGCAAGGCCTACGACCCACGTTTTATCTTCGCCTGGCCAACGGCGCGTTACGCAGTGATGAGCGGAGCCTCGGCAGCGAATACGCTGGTCGAAGTTCGAGTGAAGCAGATGGAGCGCGGCGGGAAACATCTTTCGGAAGATGAGAAGAAGGCGATCTTTGAGGAGATCAAAGCGACGTATGACTCACAGGCTGATCCTCGGTATGGCGCGGCACGGATGTGGGTGGATGCGATCATCGATCCGGCGAAGACTCGTGAGGCGCTGATGACGGCACTGGAGGCTTGTGCGCTGAATCCGGAGGTGGCGAGGTTTAATCCTGGGGTGTTGCAGACGTAA
- a CDS encoding nucleotidyltransferase domain-containing protein translates to MPDLSVRTTIACQILDGLRENIPSSTACLRGSLANGTSDAYSDIDVLWEVDDAQFPSAVRNIHDCLSKIHVIQSLRIDPEFRNSPRHRLIFLRFEDLPPFWRVDLEIFARSALRNPDCDPRASDLPSDWSLTESALANAVAAIKACKRGKPKQAQKLLEGAFVRLNLQLTAVGAQEAIMQLLNHAKKTDSRCTTLASEIERLISL, encoded by the coding sequence TTGCCTGATCTGTCCGTAAGGACAACGATTGCCTGCCAAATTCTCGACGGCCTGCGCGAGAACATTCCCAGCTCGACGGCTTGCCTGCGTGGATCGCTCGCAAACGGCACCTCGGATGCATATAGCGATATCGATGTGCTCTGGGAGGTCGACGACGCCCAATTTCCGTCTGCCGTACGCAATATCCATGATTGCCTGTCGAAGATACACGTTATTCAATCGCTCCGTATCGACCCGGAATTTCGCAACTCTCCCAGACACCGCCTCATCTTTTTGAGGTTCGAAGATCTTCCACCATTCTGGCGTGTCGATTTGGAAATATTTGCACGTTCGGCGCTCCGCAATCCTGACTGCGACCCCAGGGCCTCTGATCTACCATCTGACTGGTCTCTGACCGAGAGTGCACTTGCCAACGCGGTGGCTGCCATCAAGGCATGCAAACGTGGCAAACCGAAACAAGCCCAGAAGCTGCTGGAAGGAGCCTTCGTAAGGCTTAATCTGCAATTGACAGCAGTCGGCGCACAGGAAGCAATCATGCAACTACTGAACCACGCAAAGAAGACCGATTCCAGATGCACTACGCTTGCCTCTGAAATCGAGCGACTCATTTCACTTTAG
- a CDS encoding enoyl-CoA hydratase/isomerase family protein, whose product MSYKTILVTEADGIKTIMLNRPERRNAMTPEMQDELITALEKAASGQCRVVVLTGAGEAFCAGLDMVHLQTIAKKSQPEHVADAERVSRLFRTLYELPKPTIAMVQGPAIAGGTGLAMICDFTLAASGVKFGFTEVKIGFVPALVSAFLTLQVGEKRARDLLLSGRLFSSEEAERLGLVNHVVHAEELVEHVMSLARCLKGNSPQSMAATKRLMAMQNRAWLDAALAQAMTANAEARAMQDFYEGVTAFLEKRKPVWGK is encoded by the coding sequence ATGAGCTACAAGACGATTCTGGTAACAGAGGCGGATGGTATCAAGACAATCATGCTGAACCGGCCAGAGCGTCGTAATGCGATGACTCCGGAGATGCAGGATGAGCTGATTACCGCACTAGAGAAGGCTGCTTCCGGTCAGTGCCGAGTGGTCGTATTGACGGGCGCAGGTGAAGCATTCTGTGCCGGTCTGGATATGGTGCATCTCCAGACCATTGCAAAGAAGTCACAGCCTGAGCATGTTGCCGATGCCGAACGTGTGTCTCGTCTCTTTCGCACACTCTATGAATTGCCTAAACCGACCATCGCGATGGTGCAGGGGCCGGCGATTGCAGGAGGAACAGGGCTGGCCATGATCTGCGACTTCACGCTGGCCGCGTCGGGTGTGAAGTTTGGGTTCACTGAAGTGAAGATCGGGTTTGTGCCAGCGCTTGTATCTGCATTTCTTACATTGCAGGTAGGAGAAAAGCGTGCACGGGACCTTCTGCTGAGCGGTAGGCTTTTTTCGTCAGAAGAGGCTGAGCGTCTGGGGCTAGTGAATCATGTTGTGCATGCCGAAGAGCTGGTTGAACATGTCATGTCATTGGCGCGATGCCTCAAAGGGAACAGTCCACAATCGATGGCTGCGACCAAACGCCTGATGGCTATGCAGAACCGCGCCTGGCTGGATGCTGCGCTTGCTCAGGCCATGACGGCCAATGCGGAGGCCCGCGCGATGCAGGATTTCTATGAAGGCGTAACGGCGTTCCTTGAGAAACGGAAGCCTGTCTGGGGCAAGTAA
- a CDS encoding acyl-CoA thioesterase — translation MSEGTSREPVISESRLRVRYAETDQMGVVYHANYLVWFEVGRVDFIRTLGMDYRSMEREDGLGIAVVDVSARYKSPARYDDELIVETRLLAARGPVIKFGYRIVKAADRAILCEGETVHVVVGKDMQKRTLPEKYAKRFAEVLIR, via the coding sequence ATGAGCGAAGGAACCAGCAGAGAACCTGTGATCAGTGAATCCCGCTTGCGGGTTCGCTACGCTGAAACCGATCAGATGGGCGTGGTCTATCACGCGAACTATCTCGTCTGGTTTGAGGTGGGTCGCGTGGACTTTATCCGTACCCTGGGCATGGATTATCGGTCGATGGAGCGGGAGGACGGTCTTGGGATTGCTGTGGTGGATGTTTCGGCACGTTATAAGTCACCTGCCCGGTACGATGACGAATTGATCGTTGAAACCCGTTTGCTTGCTGCCCGAGGGCCAGTGATTAAATTTGGTTACAGGATTGTGAAAGCTGCTGACCGTGCAATCCTTTGCGAAGGCGAAACGGTGCATGTCGTGGTTGGCAAGGACATGCAGAAGCGCACTCTTCCCGAGAAATATGCGAAACGTTTTGCCGAAGTCCTCATCAGATAA